The following are from one region of the Salvia hispanica cultivar TCC Black 2014 chromosome 1, UniMelb_Shisp_WGS_1.0, whole genome shotgun sequence genome:
- the LOC125202095 gene encoding uncharacterized protein LOC125202095 isoform X6: MVICGGKQKKIEVLELSYELTLGGGAFGNRLVNLMIFYCIWAVNADFIHELWSELGKYLAFKSLKMNLSSTYLQLLQKKSLYIYYHARIRKVCKMFNHMH, from the exons ATGGTTATCTGTGGAG GTAAACAGAAAAAGATAGAGGTTCTCGAGCTGTCGTATGAACTAACTCTTGGTGGCGGTGCTTTTGGAAATCGGTTGGTAAATTTGATGATCTTTTACTGCATTTGG GCTGTCAATGCGGATTTCATCCATGAGCTATGGAGTGAACTTGGGAAATATTTAGCTTTTAAAAGCCTCAAAATGAACCTGAG CTCCACCTACTTACAATTATTGCAGAAGAAATCCCTTTACATCTACTATCATGCTCGGATAAGAAAG GTCTGTAAAATGTTCAACCATATGCACTGA
- the LOC125202095 gene encoding uncharacterized protein LOC125202095 isoform X5, with protein sequence MVICGAGKQKKIEVLELSYELTLGGGAFGNRLVNLMIFYCIWAVNADFIHELWSELGKYLAFKSLKMNLSSTYLQLLQKKSLYIYYHARIRKVCKMFNHMH encoded by the exons ATGGTTATCTGTGGAG CAGGTAAACAGAAAAAGATAGAGGTTCTCGAGCTGTCGTATGAACTAACTCTTGGTGGCGGTGCTTTTGGAAATCGGTTGGTAAATTTGATGATCTTTTACTGCATTTGG GCTGTCAATGCGGATTTCATCCATGAGCTATGGAGTGAACTTGGGAAATATTTAGCTTTTAAAAGCCTCAAAATGAACCTGAG CTCCACCTACTTACAATTATTGCAGAAGAAATCCCTTTACATCTACTATCATGCTCGGATAAGAAAG GTCTGTAAAATGTTCAACCATATGCACTGA
- the LOC125202095 gene encoding uncharacterized protein LOC125202095 isoform X4, whose translation MSTFTKYRVNISHSGKQKKIEVLELSYELTLGGGAFGNRLVNLMIFYCIWAVNADFIHELWSELGKYLAFKSLKMNLSSTYLQLLQKKSLYIYYHARIRKVCKMFNHMH comes from the exons ATGTCAACTTTCACCAAGTACAGAGTGAATATATCTCATT CAGGTAAACAGAAAAAGATAGAGGTTCTCGAGCTGTCGTATGAACTAACTCTTGGTGGCGGTGCTTTTGGAAATCGGTTGGTAAATTTGATGATCTTTTACTGCATTTGG GCTGTCAATGCGGATTTCATCCATGAGCTATGGAGTGAACTTGGGAAATATTTAGCTTTTAAAAGCCTCAAAATGAACCTGAG CTCCACCTACTTACAATTATTGCAGAAGAAATCCCTTTACATCTACTATCATGCTCGGATAAGAAAG GTCTGTAAAATGTTCAACCATATGCACTGA
- the LOC125202095 gene encoding uncharacterized protein LOC125202095 isoform X1, with the protein MFIPTAQHDILFEGWLLVSYYKPLGYTKGQSLAFRSLSLICLHNHCSALWFSEIFISPLAYEILVFISQMVSHAEQCHVNFHQVQSEYISFFHQVQNESIHSGKQKKIEVLELSYELTLGGGAFGNRLVNLMIFYCIWAVNADFIHELWSELGKYLAFKSLKMNLSSTYLQLLQKKSLYIYYHARIRKVCKMFNHMH; encoded by the exons ATGTTTATTCCCACCGCTCaacatgatattttattcgaGGGGTGGTTACTAGTTAGTTATTACAAGCCTTTAGGTTACACTAAGGGCCAGAGTTTGGCTTTtcgttctctctctctcatctgtTTGCATAACCACTGCAGTGCATTATGGTTTTCTGAGATTTTTATTTCTCCTCTAGCTTACGAAATATTAGTATTCATTTCTCAAATGGTGAGTCACGCTGAGCAATGTCATGTCAACTTTCACCAAGTACAGAGTGAATATATCTCATT CTTTCACCAAGTACAGAATGAATCTATCCATT CAGGTAAACAGAAAAAGATAGAGGTTCTCGAGCTGTCGTATGAACTAACTCTTGGTGGCGGTGCTTTTGGAAATCGGTTGGTAAATTTGATGATCTTTTACTGCATTTGG GCTGTCAATGCGGATTTCATCCATGAGCTATGGAGTGAACTTGGGAAATATTTAGCTTTTAAAAGCCTCAAAATGAACCTGAG CTCCACCTACTTACAATTATTGCAGAAGAAATCCCTTTACATCTACTATCATGCTCGGATAAGAAAG GTCTGTAAAATGTTCAACCATATGCACTGA
- the LOC125202095 gene encoding uncharacterized protein LOC125202095 isoform X2, with product MFIPTAQHDILFEGWLLVSYYKPLGYTKGQSLAFRSLSLICLHNHCSALWFSEIFISPLAYEILVFISQMVSHAEQCHVNFHQVQSEYISFFHQVQNESIHCKQKKIEVLELSYELTLGGGAFGNRLVNLMIFYCIWAVNADFIHELWSELGKYLAFKSLKMNLSSTYLQLLQKKSLYIYYHARIRKVCKMFNHMH from the exons ATGTTTATTCCCACCGCTCaacatgatattttattcgaGGGGTGGTTACTAGTTAGTTATTACAAGCCTTTAGGTTACACTAAGGGCCAGAGTTTGGCTTTtcgttctctctctctcatctgtTTGCATAACCACTGCAGTGCATTATGGTTTTCTGAGATTTTTATTTCTCCTCTAGCTTACGAAATATTAGTATTCATTTCTCAAATGGTGAGTCACGCTGAGCAATGTCATGTCAACTTTCACCAAGTACAGAGTGAATATATCTCATT CTTTCACCAAGTACAGAATGAATCTATCCATT GTAAACAGAAAAAGATAGAGGTTCTCGAGCTGTCGTATGAACTAACTCTTGGTGGCGGTGCTTTTGGAAATCGGTTGGTAAATTTGATGATCTTTTACTGCATTTGG GCTGTCAATGCGGATTTCATCCATGAGCTATGGAGTGAACTTGGGAAATATTTAGCTTTTAAAAGCCTCAAAATGAACCTGAG CTCCACCTACTTACAATTATTGCAGAAGAAATCCCTTTACATCTACTATCATGCTCGGATAAGAAAG GTCTGTAAAATGTTCAACCATATGCACTGA
- the LOC125202095 gene encoding uncharacterized protein LOC125202095 isoform X3 produces the protein MFIPTAQHDILFEGWLLVSYYKPLGYTKGQSLAFRSLSLICLHNHCSALWFSEIFISPLAYEILVFISQMVSHAEQCHVNFHQVQSEYISFFHQVQNESIHSGKQKKIEVLELSYELTLGGGAFGNRLAVNADFIHELWSELGKYLAFKSLKMNLSSTYLQLLQKKSLYIYYHARIRKVCKMFNHMH, from the exons ATGTTTATTCCCACCGCTCaacatgatattttattcgaGGGGTGGTTACTAGTTAGTTATTACAAGCCTTTAGGTTACACTAAGGGCCAGAGTTTGGCTTTtcgttctctctctctcatctgtTTGCATAACCACTGCAGTGCATTATGGTTTTCTGAGATTTTTATTTCTCCTCTAGCTTACGAAATATTAGTATTCATTTCTCAAATGGTGAGTCACGCTGAGCAATGTCATGTCAACTTTCACCAAGTACAGAGTGAATATATCTCATT CTTTCACCAAGTACAGAATGAATCTATCCATT CAGGTAAACAGAAAAAGATAGAGGTTCTCGAGCTGTCGTATGAACTAACTCTTGGTGGCGGTGCTTTTGGAAATCGGTTG GCTGTCAATGCGGATTTCATCCATGAGCTATGGAGTGAACTTGGGAAATATTTAGCTTTTAAAAGCCTCAAAATGAACCTGAG CTCCACCTACTTACAATTATTGCAGAAGAAATCCCTTTACATCTACTATCATGCTCGGATAAGAAAG GTCTGTAAAATGTTCAACCATATGCACTGA